GAGAAATGGATCTCGATAAAATTGAGATCAAAGGAAAACCCATTGAAGACGTTAAACACCGTTTCAAACGCTCGAGTGAAGTAGAAATTGAAGGCCTGCCGCCATATAAGCTGATTTTTGCTGAAGGAGCATGTACAGGCTGTCGAAATACCGTTATCAGCTCATTGATGGATTTGAAAAGCCAGGAATTAACCCAGTATCTGGAAGGAAAAATCTTGGTAGTGGGGCCGGTAAAAGAAGAAGAACTGCCGCCGGAATCCACGCCGGAAAACACTGTGTTAATCGGAAAATGCACTAATCCGCTCAAGGGTAAAGGCCGTTCCGTAAAGGGGTGTCCTCCGGGAAATGTTTTTGTTGTACAGGGTATTGTCGGCGATGAAGTGAAGGTTGGCCGGAGATACAGCGATGCGGATGAAGAAAAGATAAACTAGTTTTAATTTAAGAGGCTTATATAAGGGGAAAAAGTATGTTCAAAAAAATGGTGGCAATTGAACGGTTGAATCTGACACCGGAAGCAGAAAACAGGCTGTCGCAGTATGCAGAAAAAGTACAGTTTTACTACAGTATTCCTGAGGACAATGCGGCGATTATCAAACGGATCGGCGATGCCGACGCGGTGCTTCTAAGCTATACCAGCCAGATTGACAGTGAGGTGCTGAATGCCTGCCCGAATATTAAGTATATTGGGATGTGCTGCAGCCTGTACGCACCGGAGAACGCCAATGTGGATATCGCTGCGGCAGAGGAAAAAGGAATTGTGGTTAAAGGGGTCCGTGATTATGGCGATGAAGGCGTGCCGGAATATGTAATCAGCGAGCTTGTCCGATTGCTGCACGGGTTTGGCGGCACTATGTGGAAGAGTGCGCCGATGGAACTCACGGATATTAATATTGGTGTGATGGGGATGGGAACAAGTGGTACGATGGTCGCCCGTGCTTTAAAATTCTTTGGTGCAAATGTCTACTACTTCAGCAGAACAAGAAAACCGGAATTAGAGAACAAGGAAGGTTTTATATGGCTTCCCAAAGACAAACTGCTTGAAAAAGTAGACATTTTATGTACCTGTTTAAATAAAAACGTGATCCTGATGAACGAGCGCGAATTTGAAATTTTTGGTAATGGGAAGATTTTTGTGAATACATCAATCGGGCCATCACACGACATAAGTGCACTGAAAGAATGGCTGAAGAATGAGCAGAACTACGCTTTGAGTGATACATTGGGAGGGCTTGGATCAAAAGAATTCTCAAACTATCCAAATGTTTTTTGCCCAAATAAGGCAGCAGGATCGTCTGCTTTGTCAAAAGTTAGATTGAGCCAGAAAGTAATTAAAAATATTGAGGACTATCAAAAAAAAGCGGATGTATAACGGTTAAAAAAATGCGAAAAGGCTCGCGACAACCTCTTCGCAGGTAAGTGAAATTTAAGAAAGAG
The DNA window shown above is from Eubacterium limosum and carries:
- a CDS encoding D-isomer specific 2-hydroxyacid dehydrogenase family protein, translated to MFKKMVAIERLNLTPEAENRLSQYAEKVQFYYSIPEDNAAIIKRIGDADAVLLSYTSQIDSEVLNACPNIKYIGMCCSLYAPENANVDIAAAEEKGIVVKGVRDYGDEGVPEYVISELVRLLHGFGGTMWKSAPMELTDINIGVMGMGTSGTMVARALKFFGANVYYFSRTRKPELENKEGFIWLPKDKLLEKVDILCTCLNKNVILMNEREFEIFGNGKIFVNTSIGPSHDISALKEWLKNEQNYALSDTLGGLGSKEFSNYPNVFCPNKAAGSSALSKVRLSQKVIKNIEDYQKKADV